The Micromonospora sp. WMMD961 genome has a segment encoding these proteins:
- the ngcE gene encoding N-acetylglucosamine/diacetylchitobiose ABC transporter substrate-binding protein, whose amino-acid sequence MSDSPENIGDLSRRTLLQRAAAAGLLAVPAAGMLSACAGSEPSKSEDSGAAKSKDNPFGVKDGSAVKVVVFNGGLGDQWAKEDKVLFNAKHPNITVNMSSTQKIKTEEQPKMATQPSDLVMNSGADIMDRSTLINEGAIEPLDDLLTAPAWDSEGTVADSLLPGTVTDGTQNGKFYVVNVAYTVWGNWYNAALFKREGWQAPTTWDDFFALAPKIKAKGMAPYVHDAVHGYYPRWALFASIWKAVGKQPIIDIDNLKDNAWKADGIVAALEPWEKLVKDKLLLPGKLDHTQSQQAWLDGKAAFIQVGTWLKNEMSATIPPGFEMTLSDYWTKPGDKAAKDVYASSGEGFVVPSKAPNKAAAKEFLRAILSKAGSAKFAELTKSLASTKGSGDNVQDTALASANTLMKSGSTDLISVKFPDFYADLDKESQNLSEELMAGRLTAQQFVDKMQAAADKVAKDSSVKKQTRTA is encoded by the coding sequence ATGTCGGATTCCCCCGAGAACATCGGTGACCTGAGCCGTCGGACCCTGCTGCAGCGCGCCGCGGCGGCTGGTCTGCTCGCCGTTCCGGCGGCGGGCATGTTGAGTGCCTGTGCCGGCAGCGAGCCGTCCAAGTCCGAGGACAGCGGTGCCGCGAAGAGCAAGGACAACCCGTTCGGCGTCAAGGACGGCAGCGCCGTCAAGGTGGTCGTCTTCAACGGCGGTCTGGGCGACCAGTGGGCCAAGGAGGACAAGGTCCTCTTCAACGCCAAGCACCCGAACATCACCGTCAACATGAGCTCCACCCAGAAGATCAAGACCGAAGAACAGCCGAAGATGGCGACCCAGCCGAGCGACCTGGTGATGAACTCGGGCGCGGACATCATGGACCGCAGCACGCTGATCAACGAGGGTGCGATCGAGCCGCTGGACGACCTGCTCACCGCCCCCGCGTGGGACAGCGAGGGCACTGTTGCCGACTCGCTGCTGCCGGGCACGGTCACCGACGGCACCCAGAACGGCAAGTTCTACGTCGTGAACGTGGCCTACACGGTCTGGGGCAACTGGTACAACGCGGCCCTGTTCAAGCGTGAGGGCTGGCAGGCGCCGACCACCTGGGACGACTTCTTCGCTCTCGCGCCGAAGATCAAGGCCAAGGGCATGGCGCCGTACGTGCACGACGCCGTGCACGGCTACTACCCGCGCTGGGCGCTCTTCGCCAGCATTTGGAAGGCCGTCGGCAAGCAGCCGATCATCGACATCGACAACCTGAAGGACAACGCCTGGAAGGCCGACGGCATCGTCGCGGCGCTGGAGCCGTGGGAGAAGCTGGTCAAGGACAAGCTGCTGCTGCCGGGCAAGCTCGACCACACCCAGTCGCAGCAGGCCTGGCTCGACGGCAAGGCCGCCTTCATCCAGGTCGGCACCTGGCTGAAGAACGAGATGTCCGCGACCATCCCGCCGGGCTTCGAGATGACCCTGTCGGACTACTGGACCAAGCCGGGCGACAAGGCCGCCAAGGACGTCTACGCCTCTTCCGGCGAGGGCTTCGTGGTGCCGAGCAAGGCGCCCAACAAGGCGGCCGCGAAGGAATTCCTGCGGGCCATCCTCTCCAAGGCCGGTTCGGCGAAGTTCGCGGAGCTGACCAAGTCGCTCGCCTCGACCAAGGGCTCCGGCGACAACGTCCAGGACACCGCGCTGGCTTCCGCCAACACGCTCATGAAGAGCGGCAGCACGGACCTGATCTCGGTCAAGTTCCCGGACTTCTACGCCGACCTGGACAAGGAGAGCCAGAACCTGTCGGAGGAGCTGATGGCGGGGCGCCTCACCGCGCAGCAGTTCGTCGACAAGATGCAGGCGGCCGCGGACAAGGTCGCGAAGGACTCCTCCGTCAAGAAGCAGACCCGTACCGCCTGA
- a CDS encoding SIS domain-containing protein — MISAQGYADAVRPVLDRLLDSEADGITRAADLIADSLRDGGVLQAFGAGHSEAFAAELVARAGGLVPTNRLSVRDLVMHGDAPRDVLADPKLERDPSIAHQIYALAAPQPRDVFVVASQSGINGSVVELAALVTERGHPLIAVTSVEHTARVAPRHPSGHRLADLADVVLDNGAPYGDALLPLEGGGAVCAVSSVTTALLAQLLTAEVVRRFHQAGEVPPIYLSANVPGGDEHNLALESRYAGRLRRTA; from the coding sequence ATGATCAGCGCCCAGGGGTACGCGGACGCCGTCCGCCCGGTGCTCGACCGGCTGCTCGACTCGGAGGCCGACGGGATCACCCGGGCCGCCGACCTGATCGCCGACAGCCTGCGCGACGGTGGCGTGCTCCAGGCGTTCGGGGCCGGGCACTCCGAGGCGTTCGCCGCCGAGTTGGTGGCCCGGGCCGGTGGGTTGGTCCCCACCAACCGGCTGTCGGTACGGGACCTGGTGATGCACGGTGACGCCCCGCGTGACGTGCTCGCCGATCCCAAGCTGGAACGCGACCCCTCCATCGCCCACCAGATCTACGCGCTCGCGGCGCCCCAACCGCGGGACGTGTTCGTGGTGGCGTCCCAATCCGGCATCAACGGCTCGGTGGTCGAGCTGGCGGCGCTGGTCACCGAGCGCGGTCACCCGTTGATCGCGGTCACCTCGGTCGAGCACACCGCGCGGGTCGCCCCACGGCACCCGTCCGGGCATCGGCTCGCCGACCTCGCCGACGTCGTGCTGGACAACGGCGCGCCGTACGGCGATGCACTGCTGCCGCTCGAGGGCGGCGGCGCGGTCTGTGCGGTCTCCTCGGTCACCACGGCGCTGCTGGCGCAGCTGTTGACCGCGGAGGTCGTACGACGGTTCCACCAGGCCGGGGAGGTACCCCCTATCTACCTCTCCGCCAACGTCCCCGGCGGGGACGAGCACAACCTCGCCCTCGAGTCGCGGTACGCCGGGCGCCTCCGGCGAACCGCCTGA
- a CDS encoding MurR/RpiR family transcriptional regulator, with amino-acid sequence MVDHEVDTAAGTAVVDADVVDRRSSASDGVLARVRNGLGELTGALRRVAEHVLSDPEAAARSTIVELAERSGTSPATITRFCRAMGFEGYADLRLGIASETGRARSAGWTVDIGREIQPSDPLARVLDQIMAADTRAMHDTATLLDLAEVERAAVAIAGANRVNIFGASGSALVGEEMQFSLHRIGVAAWAWNDVHEGLASAALLRTGDVALGISHTGQTRETIEMLAEAGSRGATTLALTGFPRSPLAELADIVLLTASQATTFRPDALSARHPQLVVLDLLYIAVAQRTHDRAHAAFRRTAQAVDGHKAAKGSVS; translated from the coding sequence ATGGTTGATCACGAGGTGGACACCGCCGCGGGGACCGCGGTGGTCGACGCTGACGTGGTCGACCGCAGGAGTTCCGCCTCCGACGGGGTGCTGGCCCGCGTCCGCAACGGACTCGGCGAGCTGACCGGCGCGCTCCGCCGGGTCGCCGAGCACGTGCTCAGCGACCCGGAGGCCGCCGCCCGATCCACCATCGTGGAGCTGGCCGAGCGCAGCGGCACCTCACCGGCGACCATCACCCGATTCTGCCGGGCGATGGGCTTCGAAGGGTACGCCGACCTGCGGTTGGGCATCGCCTCCGAGACCGGTCGGGCCCGCTCGGCCGGCTGGACCGTCGACATCGGACGTGAGATCCAGCCGAGCGACCCGCTCGCCCGGGTGCTCGACCAGATCATGGCCGCCGACACCCGGGCCATGCACGACACCGCCACCCTGCTCGACCTCGCCGAGGTGGAGCGGGCCGCGGTGGCCATCGCGGGCGCCAACCGGGTGAACATCTTCGGTGCCAGCGGCAGCGCGTTGGTCGGCGAGGAGATGCAGTTCAGCCTGCACCGCATCGGCGTGGCCGCGTGGGCCTGGAACGACGTGCACGAAGGGTTGGCCAGCGCCGCCCTGTTGCGGACCGGCGACGTGGCGCTCGGCATCTCGCACACCGGGCAGACCCGGGAGACGATCGAGATGCTCGCCGAGGCGGGCAGCCGGGGCGCCACCACGCTCGCGCTCACCGGCTTCCCCCGCTCACCGCTGGCCGAGCTGGCCGACATCGTGCTGCTCACCGCCAGCCAGGCGACGACGTTCCGACCGGACGCGCTCTCCGCCCGGCACCCGCAGCTCGTCGTGCTCGACCTGCTCTACATCGCCGTCGCCCAGCGGACGCACGACCGCGCGCACGCGGCCTTCCGGCGTACCGCGCAGGCCGTCGACGGGCACAAGGCAGCGAAGGGAAGCGTGTCATGA
- a CDS encoding BadF/BadG/BcrA/BcrD ATPase family protein, whose protein sequence is MSDTVVVGLDIGGTSTRATALTLTGRRVGTGRAGGGNPTSHGAQRAAVELLTALRAALADLDPARVVAGTIGLAGAARLLADPAGRAAFDRAWHDAGLRCPYAVHGDALVAYASGTAALDGTVLVAGTGAITAQVHELRLDRIADGHGWLLGDAGSGFWLGREAVRRLLADLDAGRAPGALATTVLTELLGSADIAAHPRDTVDATIQVVTRRPPIELARLAPLVVDAATDGDPVATALISEAAAHLADSVSRIRPADAVTPVVLGGGLLTANTPLAAAVRAEIARQWPDTPLCTAGDGAVAAAWLAARELPEVTDPAALHARLFATT, encoded by the coding sequence ATGTCCGACACCGTCGTGGTCGGCCTCGACATCGGCGGTACGTCCACCCGGGCGACCGCCCTGACCCTCACCGGACGACGCGTGGGCACCGGCCGCGCCGGCGGCGGCAACCCGACCAGTCACGGCGCACAACGCGCCGCCGTCGAACTGCTGACCGCGCTCCGCGCGGCGCTCGCCGACCTCGACCCGGCCCGGGTGGTCGCCGGCACCATCGGGCTGGCCGGCGCAGCCCGACTACTCGCCGATCCCGCCGGGCGGGCCGCCTTCGACCGGGCCTGGCACGACGCCGGCCTGCGCTGCCCGTACGCGGTGCACGGCGACGCCCTCGTCGCGTACGCCTCCGGCACCGCCGCGCTGGACGGAACCGTCCTCGTCGCCGGCACCGGAGCGATCACCGCGCAGGTCCACGAGCTACGACTCGACCGGATCGCCGACGGTCACGGCTGGCTCCTCGGCGACGCCGGCTCGGGCTTCTGGCTCGGCCGAGAGGCGGTCCGCCGACTCCTCGCTGATCTGGACGCCGGCCGTGCGCCTGGCGCGCTGGCCACGACCGTGCTCACCGAACTGCTGGGCAGCGCGGACATCGCCGCCCACCCCCGGGACACCGTCGACGCCACCATCCAGGTAGTCACCCGCCGACCCCCCATCGAGCTGGCCCGGCTCGCGCCGCTGGTCGTCGACGCCGCCACCGACGGCGACCCGGTCGCCACCGCGCTGATCAGCGAGGCCGCCGCACACCTGGCCGACAGCGTGAGCCGCATCCGCCCGGCCGACGCGGTGACACCCGTCGTACTCGGCGGCGGACTCCTCACCGCGAACACCCCACTCGCTGCCGCCGTCCGGGCCGAGATCGCCCGACAGTGGCCGGACACGCCCCTGTGCACCGCCGGTGACGGAGCGGTCGCCGCAGCCTGGCTGGCCGCCCGCGAACTCCCCGAGGTCACCGACCCGGCCGCCCTACACGCCCGCCTCTTCGCCACGACCTGA
- a CDS encoding carbohydrate ABC transporter permease, translating to MTTLDQSTAPAPAPTPTTGRDRPVRRELGFGNTLSHGFLLIWGLLTVLPLLWMFVSSFKTNGEILADPWGLPGALHWDNWARAWTGAHIGRYFLNSLVVVTGSVALTMLMGATAAYVFARYEFRGRQVVYYLFVGGLMFPVFLALVPLFFVVRDVGLFGTWKGLILVYAAYSLPFTVFFLTAFFRTLPTAVAEAAMVDGCGHFRLFFRVMLPMARPGLISVAIFNFLSHWNQFLLPQVLMQGDDSKWMLAQGLFALSVSQGYAGDYARLFAGLSIAVLPVLAVYVAFQRQVQAGLTAGQLK from the coding sequence GTGACCACTCTGGATCAGTCCACCGCCCCCGCCCCCGCGCCGACGCCGACCACCGGCCGGGACCGCCCGGTGCGCCGGGAACTCGGCTTCGGAAACACCCTCTCGCACGGCTTCCTGCTGATCTGGGGGCTGCTCACCGTACTCCCGCTGCTGTGGATGTTCGTCAGCTCGTTCAAGACGAACGGTGAGATCCTGGCCGACCCCTGGGGGCTCCCCGGGGCGCTGCACTGGGACAACTGGGCGCGGGCCTGGACGGGCGCGCACATCGGCCGGTACTTCCTCAACAGCCTGGTCGTGGTGACCGGCTCGGTCGCACTGACCATGCTGATGGGCGCGACCGCCGCGTACGTCTTCGCCCGCTACGAGTTCCGCGGCCGTCAGGTCGTCTACTACCTGTTCGTCGGCGGCCTGATGTTCCCGGTGTTCCTCGCCCTGGTGCCGCTCTTCTTCGTGGTCCGCGACGTCGGCCTCTTCGGCACCTGGAAAGGGCTCATCCTGGTGTACGCGGCGTACTCGCTGCCGTTCACGGTGTTCTTCCTGACCGCGTTCTTCCGGACCCTGCCGACCGCCGTGGCCGAGGCGGCCATGGTCGACGGCTGCGGGCACTTCCGGCTCTTCTTCCGGGTGATGCTGCCGATGGCGCGTCCGGGATTGATCAGCGTTGCGATCTTCAACTTCCTCAGTCACTGGAACCAGTTCCTGCTGCCGCAGGTGCTGATGCAGGGTGACGACTCCAAGTGGATGCTGGCGCAGGGGCTCTTCGCGCTGTCGGTGAGCCAGGGCTACGCCGGCGACTACGCCCGGCTCTTCGCCGGGCTGAGCATCGCGGTGCTGCCGGTGCTGGCCGTCTACGTGGCGTTCCAGCGCCAGGTGCAGGCGGGCCTCACCGCAGGGCAGCTCAAGTAA
- a CDS encoding sugar ABC transporter permease, whose amino-acid sequence MRHGKWPLIVVFLVPPVLLYVFFVVSPYLQAFQISTTDWLGYSADANPVGLANFKTLWHDEYVWNALKNNAILLGLVPVLTIVLGLFFASMLALGGRRGRAGVTGVRGGALYRTVYFFPQVLSVVIIALLWKEVYHPNQGLLSVVVRAVGLPAPTWLGDPATAFWCVLAVMVWSNVGFYVVLFGAAMSAVPKEIYEAVLLDGASRFTTLRRVTLPLLWDTIQVAWVYLAIFALDGFILVQLMTNGGPNFSTDVIGVRMYDTAFGSETKFGYASAIGVVMFFLTLTVAVLSLRVGRRDRIEYS is encoded by the coding sequence GTGAGACATGGCAAGTGGCCGCTGATCGTCGTGTTCCTGGTGCCGCCGGTGCTGCTGTACGTGTTCTTCGTCGTCTCGCCGTACCTGCAGGCGTTCCAGATCTCCACCACCGACTGGCTCGGCTACTCCGCCGACGCCAACCCGGTCGGTCTGGCGAACTTCAAGACGCTGTGGCACGACGAGTACGTGTGGAACGCGCTGAAGAACAACGCGATCCTGCTGGGCCTGGTGCCGGTCCTGACCATCGTGCTCGGGCTCTTCTTCGCCAGCATGCTCGCCCTCGGTGGGCGCAGGGGCCGCGCCGGCGTGACCGGGGTACGCGGCGGCGCGCTCTACCGCACCGTGTACTTCTTCCCGCAGGTGCTCTCCGTGGTGATCATCGCGCTGCTCTGGAAAGAGGTGTACCACCCCAACCAGGGTCTGCTCAGCGTAGTCGTACGCGCTGTCGGGCTACCCGCGCCGACCTGGCTCGGCGACCCGGCGACCGCGTTCTGGTGCGTGCTGGCGGTGATGGTCTGGAGCAACGTTGGCTTCTACGTGGTGCTGTTCGGTGCCGCCATGTCGGCCGTGCCGAAGGAGATCTACGAGGCGGTGCTGCTCGACGGGGCGTCCCGGTTCACCACGCTGCGCCGGGTCACGCTGCCGCTGCTCTGGGACACCATCCAGGTCGCCTGGGTCTACCTGGCGATCTTCGCCCTGGACGGGTTCATCCTCGTGCAGCTGATGACCAACGGAGGCCCGAACTTCTCCACCGACGTGATCGGCGTACGGATGTACGACACCGCCTTCGGCAGCGAGACCAAGTTCGGCTACGCCTCGGCGATCGGCGTGGTGATGTTCTTCCTGACCCTCACTGTGGCAGTGCTGTCGCTGCGGGTCGGCCGGCGCGATCGGATCGAGTACTCGTGA
- the ngcE gene encoding N-acetylglucosamine/diacetylchitobiose ABC transporter substrate-binding protein: MNRRDILRRTAAAGVLATPAAGLLAGCVTGGGGDKNDAATYQGTKSAENPLGVKEDAPLEVVIFGGGFGEDYAKAHEAMYTEKYPKATVKHSVTQEISKTLQPRFVDGTPPDVVNNSGAGQIDFNGLVSQNAVADLGELLAAPSLDVPGKTVRDTLLPGAVEVGSYDGRFLVLNYTYTAYGIWHSSKLFTDRSWEYAKTWDQHIALCKEIKAAGIAPWTYAGLHPRYMSWPVIATAIKLGGPSVATAIDNLEPNAWKSDSMRTAADAWYQIVRDRYILDGSSGLDHKQSQTAWCQGKAAFISCGSWLESEQKDVTPAGFNMTIAPTPSLGSGDKLPFEAIRGTAGEPFMVPAKARNLAGGLEYFRTMLSKKGAQDFTKKVASLTVVAGSTEGVELPYGLSSVVKALDASGANGFNWVYNNYYRKLERNLVDAACGEFFSGRTSPAEFLDQCQKGADSIAQDSSIKKYKRAA; this comes from the coding sequence ATGAACAGGCGCGACATCCTGCGGCGTACCGCTGCCGCCGGCGTGCTGGCCACCCCCGCCGCCGGTCTGCTGGCCGGCTGCGTCACCGGCGGCGGCGGTGACAAGAACGACGCCGCCACCTACCAGGGCACCAAGAGTGCCGAGAACCCGCTCGGCGTGAAGGAGGACGCCCCACTCGAGGTGGTCATCTTCGGCGGCGGGTTCGGTGAGGACTACGCCAAGGCCCACGAGGCCATGTACACCGAGAAGTACCCGAAGGCGACGGTCAAGCACTCCGTCACGCAGGAGATCAGCAAGACCCTCCAGCCGCGCTTCGTCGACGGCACGCCGCCGGACGTGGTCAACAACTCCGGGGCGGGCCAGATCGACTTCAACGGCCTGGTCAGCCAGAACGCGGTCGCCGACCTCGGTGAGCTGCTCGCCGCGCCGAGCCTCGACGTCCCCGGCAAGACGGTCCGGGACACCCTGTTGCCCGGCGCGGTCGAGGTCGGCTCGTACGACGGCAGGTTCCTGGTGCTCAACTACACGTACACCGCCTACGGCATCTGGCACTCCAGCAAGCTGTTCACCGACCGCTCCTGGGAGTACGCGAAGACCTGGGACCAGCACATCGCGCTCTGCAAGGAGATCAAGGCCGCCGGCATCGCCCCGTGGACGTACGCCGGTCTGCACCCGCGCTACATGAGCTGGCCGGTGATCGCCACCGCGATCAAGCTCGGCGGCCCGTCGGTGGCGACCGCCATCGACAACCTGGAGCCGAACGCCTGGAAGTCCGACTCGATGCGGACCGCCGCCGACGCCTGGTACCAGATCGTCAGGGACCGGTACATCCTGGACGGCTCGTCCGGTCTGGATCACAAGCAGTCGCAGACCGCCTGGTGCCAGGGCAAGGCCGCCTTCATCTCCTGCGGCTCCTGGTTGGAGAGCGAGCAGAAGGACGTCACGCCGGCCGGGTTCAACATGACCATCGCGCCGACGCCGAGCCTGGGCAGCGGTGACAAGCTGCCGTTCGAGGCGATCCGGGGCACCGCCGGTGAGCCGTTCATGGTGCCCGCCAAGGCGCGCAACCTCGCCGGCGGCCTGGAGTACTTCCGGACCATGCTCTCCAAGAAGGGCGCGCAGGACTTCACGAAGAAGGTCGCCAGCCTCACCGTGGTCGCCGGCTCCACCGAGGGCGTCGAGTTGCCGTACGGGCTGAGCAGCGTGGTCAAGGCCCTCGACGCGTCCGGTGCCAACGGCTTCAACTGGGTCTACAACAACTACTACCGCAAGTTGGAGCGCAACCTCGTCGACGCCGCGTGCGGCGAGTTCTTCAGCGGCCGGACGAGCCCTGCGGAATTCCTCGACCAGTGCCAGAAGGGCGCCGACTCGATCGCCCAGGACAGCTCGATCAAGAAGTACAAGCGAGCGGCCTGA
- a CDS encoding acyltransferase, with the protein MRRLRQLAERTPAGRERYVDLLRALAITMVIIGHWVVTVIERDPDGRATGHSALGDLRWAYPLTWLAQVMPVFFLVGGYANAASLTRLRARGGDAAAWLLDRSARLVRPTSVLLLVLTAAAAVAWLRGADPTSIREVFWFATIPLWFLVAYLAVVVLTPPMYALHRRFGLAIPLVLVALVGLGDLGRLTGPETLSYGNYLFGWLAVHQLGFAWHDTRTVPPPTGPTTPPPAATNATGQTAPPRAATDASGPSPPDRAGVRRRRLPISRRAGLAFLGVGLGALVLLTVLGPWPVAMLKVPDERLDNAAPPSLALLAVAVGQLGLILLLRGPAERLLRRTGPWQVVIGVNLVVLTVFLWHLTAAILLIGLLDVTGTLPTPAVDSAGWWAWRVPWLLLLTAVLAVLVAIFGPVEARSGRHRTARRAGRGTPTQAAATVAGYAAVVAALLVNSTTPQHAAEPLGTPVGVLLAYAAGAGALRLLRSGWGVARGRVAGGRPGRSPLR; encoded by the coding sequence ATGCGCCGTCTGCGCCAGCTAGCCGAGCGCACCCCGGCCGGGCGGGAGCGGTACGTCGACCTGCTCCGCGCGCTCGCCATCACGATGGTCATTATCGGACACTGGGTCGTCACGGTCATCGAGCGCGACCCCGACGGACGGGCCACCGGGCACTCCGCGCTCGGTGATCTGCGCTGGGCGTACCCGCTGACCTGGCTGGCGCAGGTGATGCCCGTCTTCTTCCTGGTCGGGGGCTATGCCAATGCGGCGTCGCTGACCCGGCTGCGGGCTCGCGGCGGCGACGCCGCCGCCTGGCTGCTCGACCGCAGCGCCCGACTGGTCCGGCCCACCAGCGTGCTGCTGCTGGTGCTCACCGCCGCAGCGGCGGTCGCCTGGCTGCGCGGCGCCGACCCGACCTCGATCCGCGAGGTGTTCTGGTTCGCCACCATCCCCCTGTGGTTCCTGGTCGCCTACCTGGCGGTGGTCGTGCTCACCCCGCCGATGTACGCGCTGCACCGTCGCTTCGGCCTGGCGATCCCACTGGTGCTGGTCGCCCTGGTCGGCCTCGGTGATCTCGGCCGGCTGACCGGGCCGGAGACGCTGAGCTACGGCAACTACCTCTTCGGCTGGCTGGCCGTCCACCAGCTCGGCTTCGCCTGGCACGACACCCGCACCGTGCCGCCGCCCACCGGTCCGACCACACCACCACCGGCGGCGACCAACGCCACCGGCCAGACCGCGCCACCGCGGGCGGCGACCGACGCCAGCGGGCCGTCGCCTCCCGACCGTGCGGGGGTACGCCGGCGGCGGCTGCCCATCTCCCGTCGGGCCGGCCTGGCCTTCCTGGGCGTCGGGCTGGGCGCGCTGGTGCTGCTCACCGTGCTCGGCCCATGGCCGGTGGCCATGCTCAAGGTGCCCGACGAACGACTCGACAACGCCGCGCCGCCCAGCCTCGCGCTGCTGGCCGTGGCCGTCGGTCAGCTCGGCCTGATCCTGCTGCTCCGCGGCCCGGCGGAACGGCTGCTGCGCCGCACCGGCCCCTGGCAGGTGGTGATCGGGGTCAACCTGGTGGTGCTGACCGTCTTCCTCTGGCACCTGACCGCCGCGATCCTGCTGATCGGATTGCTCGACGTGACCGGAACGCTGCCCACCCCGGCGGTCGACTCGGCCGGTTGGTGGGCGTGGCGGGTGCCGTGGCTGCTGCTGCTCACCGCCGTCCTGGCGGTACTGGTGGCCATCTTCGGGCCGGTCGAGGCCCGAAGTGGCCGACACCGCACCGCTCGTCGGGCAGGTCGGGGCACACCGACCCAGGCGGCGGCGACCGTCGCCGGCTACGCCGCCGTGGTGGCCGCGCTGCTGGTCAACAGCACGACACCGCAGCACGCCGCGGAGCCGCTCGGCACACCGGTCGGGGTGTTGCTGGCGTACGCGGCCGGAGCGGGTGCGCTGCGACTACTCAGGTCCGGGTGGGGAGTGGCCCGGGGTCGAGTAGCCGGTGGGCGGCCTGGCCGCTCTCCACTCCGGTGA
- the murD gene encoding UDP-N-acetylmuramoyl-L-alanine--D-glutamate ligase: protein MRLSDLRGRTVAVWGTGREGRAAVTAIAAHGPADLVAVDDSANFLSLPWEGPLAEAAPLVTGEAGFERLAAADVVVRSPGVPQTHPWLVELRRRGVMVTQGTALWMADHAARTVGVTGSKGKSTTSSLISHLLTATGRPNVFGGNIGVPTLDLPEAELYVLELSSYQCSDLADSPRVAVVTALFPEHLDAHGGEREYYRDKLNLLAHDPQTIVVNGADPRLAAELGELPAVRAGRPDTTHVATGPDGTQWFHLGDQPLFPRAVLPLVGRHNEGNLCVALAVLDALGVDVVGNKDHLAIAVAEFQGLAHRLTEITDPSGLTFVDDTLATSPYAAMHAIDAYEGRPLTVIVGGNDRGLDYTPLAAHLAERELTVIGIPDSGPRIVEALAGLPKVRTEMVDDLVDAVRLSREVTPAGGVVLLSPAAPSYGRFRNFEHRSEVFAQAVADTAVGQPG from the coding sequence GTGCGCCTGTCTGACCTGCGCGGACGTACCGTCGCCGTCTGGGGCACCGGTCGGGAGGGTCGGGCCGCTGTGACCGCGATCGCCGCGCACGGCCCGGCCGATCTGGTCGCCGTCGACGACAGCGCCAACTTCCTGTCGCTGCCGTGGGAAGGCCCGCTGGCCGAGGCCGCGCCGCTGGTGACCGGCGAGGCGGGCTTCGAACGGCTGGCCGCCGCGGACGTGGTGGTCCGCTCCCCGGGCGTGCCCCAGACCCACCCGTGGCTTGTCGAACTGCGTCGACGCGGGGTCATGGTGACCCAGGGCACCGCGCTGTGGATGGCCGACCACGCCGCGCGCACCGTCGGGGTCACCGGCAGCAAGGGCAAGAGCACCACCTCCAGCCTGATCAGCCACCTGCTCACCGCTACGGGCCGGCCGAACGTCTTCGGCGGCAACATCGGGGTGCCGACCCTGGACCTGCCGGAGGCCGAGCTGTACGTGCTGGAGCTGTCCAGCTACCAGTGCAGCGATCTCGCCGACTCGCCCCGGGTGGCGGTGGTCACCGCGCTCTTCCCCGAACACCTGGACGCGCACGGTGGGGAGCGGGAGTACTACCGGGACAAGCTCAACCTGCTCGCCCACGACCCGCAGACGATCGTGGTCAACGGTGCCGACCCGAGGCTGGCCGCCGAGTTGGGCGAGCTGCCGGCGGTCCGGGCAGGTCGCCCCGACACCACCCACGTCGCCACCGGTCCCGACGGCACACAGTGGTTCCACCTCGGTGACCAGCCGCTCTTCCCGCGTGCCGTGCTGCCGCTGGTGGGCCGGCACAACGAGGGCAACCTGTGCGTCGCGCTCGCCGTGCTCGACGCGCTCGGCGTCGACGTGGTGGGCAACAAGGACCACCTCGCCATCGCGGTCGCCGAGTTCCAGGGGTTGGCCCACCGGCTCACCGAGATCACCGACCCGTCCGGGTTGACCTTCGTCGACGACACCCTCGCCACCAGCCCGTACGCGGCGATGCACGCGATCGACGCGTACGAAGGGCGGCCGTTGACGGTGATCGTCGGGGGCAACGACCGCGGGCTGGACTACACGCCGCTGGCCGCGCACCTGGCCGAGCGGGAACTGACCGTGATCGGCATCCCGGACAGCGGCCCGCGCATCGTCGAGGCGCTCGCCGGCCTGCCGAAGGTGCGGACCGAGATGGTCGACGACCTGGTGGACGCGGTACGGCTGTCCCGGGAGGTGACCCCGGCCGGCGGGGTGGTGCTGTTGTCGCCGGCCGCGCCCAGTTATGGCCGGTTCCGCAACTTCGAACACCGCTCCGAGGTGTTCGCCCAGGCCGTCGCCGACACCGCCGTCGGCCAGCCCGGCTGA